In Arachis duranensis cultivar V14167 unplaced genomic scaffold, aradu.V14167.gnm2.J7QH unplaced_Scaffold_71107, whole genome shotgun sequence, a single genomic region encodes these proteins:
- the LOC107472384 gene encoding uncharacterized protein LOC107472384 yields the protein MFNNVRRISLFDEKSLNSTSSDTASMWNDFPSVPSDLPPLPADSVPSVPSLPSIASDVEVEQPAPSNYNYETHGIDEDHPGLNPDSERIVELQSDIHDKLGELMTNKSDQDVLSAAEALHGESNNIPFLEHLLDDLNKNGIEGEAYKDALDLSGILPNKAAFCDAAEPWQLGFQDAASPMMQGIIDLHHDIFFFLILILVFVSRILVRALWHFHYQKNPIPQRIVHGTTIEILRTIFPSIIPMFIAIPSFALLYSMDEVVVDPAITIKAIGHQWYRTYEYSDYNSSDEQSLTFDSYTIPEDDLELGQSSLLEADNRVVVPAKTHLRIIVTPADVPHSWAVPSLGVKCDAVPGRLNQISISVQREGVYYGQCSEICGTNHAFTPIVVEAVPSKDYGSRVSKFPSIIPMFIAIPSLALLYSMGGALSPLSALCASSPSVNGSSSTGWTSLLGSTSQEPSGVSSPSGVWTHFEHAANSPGSSTSVTPIPAEQAVPPANPVASGEAEAGPSHVAHFPYNEAEVIGGDSVLSIRTRLLEENPFASAEELRIAHLDAEDLFEVKADIAMEMSAHDPTGDWLNRGAWALGNPRTKTGEDSLENLLIIRDKLRQRDWETIRNLQERMLFRRG from the coding sequence ATGTTTAACAACGTTCGACGCATCTCTTTATTTGATGAGAAGAGTCTTAACTCAACTTCGAGTGATACAGCTTCTATGTGGAATGATTTTCCATCGGTCCCTTCTGACCTGCCACCCTTACCAGCCGACTCGGTTCCATCTGTCCCCTCATTACCTTCCATAGCAAGTGATGTTGAGGTGGAGCAGCCGGCTCCTTCTAATTATAATTACGAGACTCATGGTATTGATGAGGATCATCCGGGTCTTAACCCGGACAGTGAACGTATAGTAGAGCTTCAATCTGATATACACGATAAATTGGGAGAGTTGATGACTAACAAGAGTGACCAAGACGTTCTGAGTGCGGCCGAAGCTTTACATGGCGAAAGCAACAATATCCCTTTTCTGGAGCACCTGTTAGATGATTTGAACAAAAACGGAATAGAAGGTGAAGCCTATAAGGATGCCCTGGATCTATCGGGTATATTACCCAATAAAGCAGCTTTTTGTGATGCAGCGGAGCCATGGCAATTAGGATTTCAAGACGCAGCAAGTCCTATGATGCAAGGAATAATCGATTTACATCACGATATCTTTTTCTTCCTCATTCTGATTTTGGTTTTCGTATCACGGATCTTGGTTCGCGCTTTATGGCATTTCCACTATCAAAAAAACCCAATCCCGCAAAGGATTGTTCATGGAACTACTATCGAGATTCTTCGGACCATATTTCCTAGTATCATCCCGATGTTCATTGCTATACCATCATTTGCTCTGTTATACTCAATGGACGAGGTAGTAGTAGATCCAGCCATTACTATCAAAGCTATTGGACATCAATGGTATCGGACTTATGAGTATTCAGACTATAACAGTTCCGATGAACAGTCACTCACTTTTGACAGTTATACGATTCCAGAAGATGATCTAGAATTGGGTCAATCAAGTTTATTAGAAGCGGACAATAGAGTGGTTGTACCAGCCAAAACTCATCTACGTATTATTGTAACACCTGCTGATGTACCTCATAGTTGGGCTGTACCTTCCTTAGGTGTCAAATGTGATGCTGTACCTGGTCGTTTAAATCAGATCTCTATTTCGGTACAACGAGAAGGGGTTTACTATGGTCAGTGCAGTGAGATTTGTGGAACTAATCATGCCTTTACGCCTATCGTCGTAGAAGCTGTTCCTAGTAAAGATTATGGTTCTCGGGTATCCAAATTTCCTAGTATCATCCCGATGTTCATTGCTATACCATCATTAGCTCTGTTATACTCCATGGGCGGGGCCCTCTCGCCATTGAGTGCTTTGTGTGCGTCCTCCCCCTCCGTAAATGGGTCGTCCAGTACCGGCTGGACGTCGTTACTGGGGAGCACCTCGCAGGAACCGTCGGGCGTCTCTTCGCCCTCGGGCGTGTGGACGCATTTTGAGCATGCTGCGAACTCCCCCGGGAGTAGCACATCAGTAACGCCTATCCCAGCAGAACAAGCAGTGCCTCCCGCTAATCCTGTAGCTTCCGGGGAAGCGGAAGCCGGTCCATCTCATGTGGCCCACTTTCCGTATAACGAGGCGGAGGTCATTGGGGGGGACTCGGTTCTGTCGATCCGGACGCGGCTTTTGGAGGAAAATCCCTTTGCCTCCGCAGAAGAACTCCGTATTGCTCATCTTGATGCCGAAGACCTGTTTGAGGTCAAAGCAGATATCGCCATGGAAATGTCTGCTCATGATCCAACTGGTGATTGGTTGAACCGGGGGGCGTGGGCCCTCGGCAACCCGCGGACAAAAACTGGGGAAGATTCTTTGGAGAATCTCCTCATTATACGCGACAAACTTCGCCAACGGGACTGGGAAACCATCAGGAATTTGCAAGAAAGGATGCTTTTCAGGAGgggctaa